In Malus sylvestris chromosome 15, drMalSylv7.2, whole genome shotgun sequence, a single genomic region encodes these proteins:
- the LOC126602314 gene encoding BTB/POZ and TAZ domain-containing protein 3-like isoform X1 encodes MASPTLDSPWPSSTSETFSGSFNISIEEENPDDILPVLEDPTSSMSCSHNIPKPPPVPSKAYTQNKHFKRLSQRCYVPDETLDTWDKLFKEAYGADVYICTEDGSCIPVHSSVLTVASPVLGKFLQQSKAKNCMRYIKIPGVPYEAVYTFIRFLYSSCYEKEEMKKFVLHLLVLSHSYSVPSLKRVCICILEQGWITKENVVDVLQLARNCDAPRLSLICVRMIVKDFKAISSTEGWKVMKRVYPALEQELLEFVVEADSRKEERLKKKEEKKVYLQLYEAMEALLHICRDGCRTIGPRDKVFKGSQVACGFPACKGLETLVRHFSSCKARVPGGCGHCKRMWQLLELHSRICNDPESCKVPLCRHLKEKMQQQTKKDEAKWTLLVSKVVAAKDTLGPISGWRSRFS; translated from the exons ATGGCTTCACCTACTCTTGACTCACCCTGGCCGTCCTCAACTAGCGAAACCTTTTCTGGATCTTTCAATATAAGTATAGAGGAAGAGAACCCAGACGACATTTTACCTGTTCTGGAAGACCCAACCTCTTCTATGTCCTGTAGCCATAATATCCCAAAACCACCTCCTGTCCCTAGTAAAGCATATACACAAAATAAGCACTTCAAAAGGCTTTCACAGCGTTGCTATGTCCCAGATGAAACACTGGATACATGGGACAAGCTTTTTAAAGAAGCATATGGTGCTGATGTCTATATTTGCACAGAGGACGGATCGTGTATTCCAGTCCATTCTAGTGTTCTG ACTGTTGCGTCACCGGTGCTCGGTAAATTCCTGCAGCAATCAAAAGCTAAAAATTGTATGAGATACATTAAGATTCCTGGGGTACCGTATGAAGCAGTCTATACATTCATTCGTTTTCTTTACTCATCCTG CTATGAAAAGgaagagatgaagaaatttGTTCTCCATCTGTTGGTTTTGTCACACTCCTACTCAGTTCCATCATTGAAAagagtttgcatatgtattcttGAGCAGGGATGGATTACGAAAGAAAATGTTGTCGATGTGCTTCAATTGGCGAGGAACTGTGATGCACCGCGGCTATCCTTAATTTGTGTACGCATGATTGTGAAGGACTTTAAAGCCATATCATCAACCGAAGGCTGGAAAGTGATGAAGCGAGTTTATCCTGCACTTGAACAAGAGCTGCTAGAGTTTGTTGTTGAAGCAGATTCT AGGAAAGAAGAGAGgttgaagaaaaaggaagagaaaaaagtGTACTTGCAACTGTACGAGGCAATGGAAGCCCTCCTTCACATATGCAGGGATGGATGTAGGACTATAGGTCCCCGTGACAAGGTGTTTAAGGGAAGCCAAGTGGCCTGTGGTTTTCCTGCTTGCAAGGGGCTTGAGACCTTAGTTCGTCATTTCTCCAGCTGTAAAGCCCGGGTTCCTGGTGGATGTGGTCACTGCAAACgcatgtggcagcttcttgaaCTGCATTCTCGTATTTGCAACGACCCTGAATCATGCAAGGTCCCTTTGTGTAG gcatttgaaggaaaaaatgcAGCAGCAGACCAAGAAAGACGAGGCTAAATGGACGCTGTTGGTGAGTAAAGTGGTAGCAGCAAAGGATACCCTGGGACCTATCTCAGGTTGGCGCTCACGTTTTTCATGA
- the LOC126602314 gene encoding BTB/POZ and TAZ domain-containing protein 3-like isoform X2: MASPTLDSPWPSSTSETFSGSFNISIEEENPDDILPVLEDPTSSMSCSHNIPKPPPVPSKAYTQNKHFKRLSQRCYVPDETLDTWDKLFKEAYGADVYICTEDGSCIPVHSSVLQSKAKNCMRYIKIPGVPYEAVYTFIRFLYSSCYEKEEMKKFVLHLLVLSHSYSVPSLKRVCICILEQGWITKENVVDVLQLARNCDAPRLSLICVRMIVKDFKAISSTEGWKVMKRVYPALEQELLEFVVEADSRKEERLKKKEEKKVYLQLYEAMEALLHICRDGCRTIGPRDKVFKGSQVACGFPACKGLETLVRHFSSCKARVPGGCGHCKRMWQLLELHSRICNDPESCKVPLCRHLKEKMQQQTKKDEAKWTLLVSKVVAAKDTLGPISGWRSRFS; encoded by the exons ATGGCTTCACCTACTCTTGACTCACCCTGGCCGTCCTCAACTAGCGAAACCTTTTCTGGATCTTTCAATATAAGTATAGAGGAAGAGAACCCAGACGACATTTTACCTGTTCTGGAAGACCCAACCTCTTCTATGTCCTGTAGCCATAATATCCCAAAACCACCTCCTGTCCCTAGTAAAGCATATACACAAAATAAGCACTTCAAAAGGCTTTCACAGCGTTGCTATGTCCCAGATGAAACACTGGATACATGGGACAAGCTTTTTAAAGAAGCATATGGTGCTGATGTCTATATTTGCACAGAGGACGGATCGTGTATTCCAGTCCATTCTAGTGTTCTG CAATCAAAAGCTAAAAATTGTATGAGATACATTAAGATTCCTGGGGTACCGTATGAAGCAGTCTATACATTCATTCGTTTTCTTTACTCATCCTG CTATGAAAAGgaagagatgaagaaatttGTTCTCCATCTGTTGGTTTTGTCACACTCCTACTCAGTTCCATCATTGAAAagagtttgcatatgtattcttGAGCAGGGATGGATTACGAAAGAAAATGTTGTCGATGTGCTTCAATTGGCGAGGAACTGTGATGCACCGCGGCTATCCTTAATTTGTGTACGCATGATTGTGAAGGACTTTAAAGCCATATCATCAACCGAAGGCTGGAAAGTGATGAAGCGAGTTTATCCTGCACTTGAACAAGAGCTGCTAGAGTTTGTTGTTGAAGCAGATTCT AGGAAAGAAGAGAGgttgaagaaaaaggaagagaaaaaagtGTACTTGCAACTGTACGAGGCAATGGAAGCCCTCCTTCACATATGCAGGGATGGATGTAGGACTATAGGTCCCCGTGACAAGGTGTTTAAGGGAAGCCAAGTGGCCTGTGGTTTTCCTGCTTGCAAGGGGCTTGAGACCTTAGTTCGTCATTTCTCCAGCTGTAAAGCCCGGGTTCCTGGTGGATGTGGTCACTGCAAACgcatgtggcagcttcttgaaCTGCATTCTCGTATTTGCAACGACCCTGAATCATGCAAGGTCCCTTTGTGTAG gcatttgaaggaaaaaatgcAGCAGCAGACCAAGAAAGACGAGGCTAAATGGACGCTGTTGGTGAGTAAAGTGGTAGCAGCAAAGGATACCCTGGGACCTATCTCAGGTTGGCGCTCACGTTTTTCATGA
- the LOC126602314 gene encoding BTB/POZ and TAZ domain-containing protein 3-like isoform X3, producing the protein MASPTLDSPWPSSTSETFSGSFNISIEEENPDDILPVLEDPTSSMSCSHNIPKPPPVPSKAYTQNKHFKRLSQRCYVPDETLDTWDKLFKEAYGADVYICTEDGSCIPVHSSVLTVASPVLGKFLQQSKAKNCMRYIKIPGVPYEAVYTFIRFLYSSCYEKEEMKKFVLHLLVLSHSYSVPSLKRVCICILEQGWITKENVVDVLQLARNCDAPRLSLICVRMIVKDFKAISSTEGWKVMKRVYPALEQELLEFVVEADSRKEERLKKKEEKKVYLQLYEAMEALLHICRDGCRTIGPRDKVFKGSQVACGFPACKGLETLVRHFSSCKARVPGGCGHCKRMWQLLELHSRICNDPESCKVPLCRYALEFHLHFFLCPTFSGHDL; encoded by the exons ATGGCTTCACCTACTCTTGACTCACCCTGGCCGTCCTCAACTAGCGAAACCTTTTCTGGATCTTTCAATATAAGTATAGAGGAAGAGAACCCAGACGACATTTTACCTGTTCTGGAAGACCCAACCTCTTCTATGTCCTGTAGCCATAATATCCCAAAACCACCTCCTGTCCCTAGTAAAGCATATACACAAAATAAGCACTTCAAAAGGCTTTCACAGCGTTGCTATGTCCCAGATGAAACACTGGATACATGGGACAAGCTTTTTAAAGAAGCATATGGTGCTGATGTCTATATTTGCACAGAGGACGGATCGTGTATTCCAGTCCATTCTAGTGTTCTG ACTGTTGCGTCACCGGTGCTCGGTAAATTCCTGCAGCAATCAAAAGCTAAAAATTGTATGAGATACATTAAGATTCCTGGGGTACCGTATGAAGCAGTCTATACATTCATTCGTTTTCTTTACTCATCCTG CTATGAAAAGgaagagatgaagaaatttGTTCTCCATCTGTTGGTTTTGTCACACTCCTACTCAGTTCCATCATTGAAAagagtttgcatatgtattcttGAGCAGGGATGGATTACGAAAGAAAATGTTGTCGATGTGCTTCAATTGGCGAGGAACTGTGATGCACCGCGGCTATCCTTAATTTGTGTACGCATGATTGTGAAGGACTTTAAAGCCATATCATCAACCGAAGGCTGGAAAGTGATGAAGCGAGTTTATCCTGCACTTGAACAAGAGCTGCTAGAGTTTGTTGTTGAAGCAGATTCT AGGAAAGAAGAGAGgttgaagaaaaaggaagagaaaaaagtGTACTTGCAACTGTACGAGGCAATGGAAGCCCTCCTTCACATATGCAGGGATGGATGTAGGACTATAGGTCCCCGTGACAAGGTGTTTAAGGGAAGCCAAGTGGCCTGTGGTTTTCCTGCTTGCAAGGGGCTTGAGACCTTAGTTCGTCATTTCTCCAGCTGTAAAGCCCGGGTTCCTGGTGGATGTGGTCACTGCAAACgcatgtggcagcttcttgaaCTGCATTCTCGTATTTGCAACGACCCTGAATCATGCAAGGTCCCTTTGTGTAGGTACGCATTAGAATTCCACTTGCACTTCTTTCTTTGCCCTACGTTTTCAGG TCACGACCTCTGA
- the LOC126602325 gene encoding sm-like protein LSM36B, translated as MSGGGEKGTGTTKTPADFLKSIRGRPVVVKLNSGVDYRGILACLDGYMNIAMEQTEEYVNGQLKNKYGDAFIRGNNVLYISTTKRNVADGA; from the exons ATGAGTGGAGGTGGAGAGAAAGGGACAGGAACCACAAAAACTCCAGCAGATTTCCTCAAGTCAATTCGTGGGCGACCGGTTGTTGTAAAACTGAATTCTGGTGTTGACTATCGAG GTATCCTTGCGTGTCTGGACGGGTATATGAATATAGCAATGGAACAGACCGAAGAATATGTCAATGGACAGTTGAAAAATAAGTATGGCGATGCTTTTATTCGTGGAAATAATG TTCTATACATTAGTACGACGAAGAGAAATGTAGCCGACGGGGCTTAA
- the LOC126602309 gene encoding acyl-coenzyme A thioesterase 2, chloroplastic-like — MTPLRKPLPHLLFTPNSKSSSFQSLASYFTLTPNPNPTISSPYPPESPTTHIPNPIQHPKPTFKIPPFGPIPPPFTQTRPFSAANSDPSQPMPVVSTDTSSYDSSQPIDAGSSIRKPISLWPGMYSSPVTNALWEARSEMYGDALSDAPPQSELVARTPAQSRTSILYKFSSDYKLREQYRNPWNGIRMGKLLEDLDALAGTIAFKHCCYEDGTRRPLLLVTASVDKMVMKKPILVDTDLNIGGAVVWVGKSSMEIQLEVTQSLQGSSYTSESAALVANFTFVARDSKSGKSAPVNQISPETEREKLLWEEADKRNKMRKKKRAERKTDTENQDTDRLNALLAEGRVFCDMPALADRDSILIRDTCLQNSFICQPQQRNIHGRIFGGFLMRRAFEIAFSTTYAFAGVAPHFLEVDHVDFVRPVDVGNFLRLKSCVLYTELENPAEPLINVEVVAHVTQPELRSSEVSNKFYFTFSVPPEAMKDGIRIRNVVPSTEEEAWRVIERMDAENSQFAAL, encoded by the exons ATGACACCACTCAGAAAACCACTTCCCCACCTCCTCTTCACCCCCAATTCCAAATCTTCATCCTTCCAATCACTCGCCTCCTACTTCACTCTCACTCCAAATCCAAACCCAACAATTTCCTCACCATACCCACCTGAATCACCCACTACCCACATACCAAATCCCATACAGCACCCCAAACCCACCTTCAAAATCCCACCTTTCGGTCCTATTCCGCCGCCATTCACTCAAACCAGGCCCTTCTCAGCCGCAAATTCAGACCCTTCTCAGCCAATGCCGGTTGTTTCCACCGACACTTCATCCTACGACAGTTCGCAGCCCATCGATGCCGGCTCTTCCATTCGAAAACCGATCAGTTTGTGGCCTGGAATGTACAGCTCGCCTGTCACAAATGCCCTGTGGGAAGCGAGATCGGAAATGTATGGGGATGCACTGAGTGACGCGCCTCCGCAGAGTGAATTGGTGGCAAGGACTCCAGCGCAGAGCAGGACCAGTATTCTGTACAAGTTTTCGTCTGATTATAAACTGAGAGAGCAGTACAGGAACCCCTGGAATGGGATTAGGATGGGGAAATTGCTTGAGGATCTCGATGCTCTTGCTGGAACCATTGCATTCAAG CACTGCTGCTATGAAGATGGCACGAGAAGGCCTCTGCTATTGGTGACTGCTTCTGTTGACAAGATGGTTATGAAAAAACCTATCCTTGTCGACACGGATTTGAATATAGGCGGTGCTGTCGTATGGGTTGGGAAGTCATCCATGGAGATTCAGCTGGAAGTGACTCAATCTTTGCAGG GATCCTCTTACACATCAGAGTCTGCTGCTCTTGTTGCAAACTTCACATTTGTAGCCCGTGATTCTAAGTCTGGAAAATCAGCTCCGGTTAACCAGATATCGCCtgagacagagagagaaaaatTGCTCTGGGAAGAAGCAGATAAGAGGAATAaaatgaggaaaaagaagagagcTGAACGTAAAACAGATACAGAAAACCAGGACACAGACAGACTCAACGCCCTGTTAGCCGAAGGTCGAGTTTTCTGTGACATGCCAGCACTGGCAGACCGAGACAGCATTCTAATAAGGGATACTTGCCTCCAGAACTCCTTTATTTGCCAGCCACAGCAGAGGAACATCCATGGTCGGATCTTTGGAGGATTTTTGATGCGAAGAGCATTTGAAATTGCCTTCTCAACAACATATGCATTTGCTGGTGTAGCACCACACTTCCTGGAAGTTGATCATGTTGATTTTGTTAGACCT GTCGATGTAGGAAACTTTCTCCGGTTGAAGTCTTGTGTTCTCTATACAGAACTTGAGAACCCAGCTGAACCTCTAATAAATGTGGAAGTCGTTGCTCATGTTACACAGCCTGAGCTTAGGTCCAGTGAG GTATCAAACAAATTCTACTTCACATTCTCTGTCCCTCCTGAAGCCATGAAGGATGGGATCCGGATTCGAAATGTAGTTCCTTCTACGGAAGAGGAAGCATGGCGGGTGATTGAACGAATGGATGCTGAGAACTCCCAGTTTGCTGCATTGTGA
- the LOC126602304 gene encoding formin-like protein 2, with product MPPLSLLMILLLTLLYFTTTATCYRHLLHQPLFPLESSPPTQPPFFSPQSHPTQIPKLPFSSSSSTPPLKPFFPSSSSHSPPPPPSPTSLTSFPANISSILLPKNSSSSSSSHRHVIAIAISVSVTAFILIASAAAFLYYRRRRQPNPTIPDDKASRNDSLRLFPPNTASSDAVHNHRSSTPNTSREFLYLGTLVSPRQGTDEENVANTSNAGLAFGVSSHSASPPYQRLGSPELKPLPPLPKHNCRRSFKNSQLGSDDDEEEFFSPRGSSASPKHGSGRITSPDRVFKAVDGVNIGSRSFNSRTASYPCSKSASPASSWSHTVSPALNLSPRSLKSKSPDLVINFSAPSRPPPIPVSSSPCFSSSSSRNSDLIGLKNHSPEINKSFVPVRLPPPPPPLSPPRFWEAPAGPSRNTGPPVLITPSRPAVPQNSGPILAGESSESNEMVEKNDETPTKPKLKPLHWDKVRASSDRAMVWDHLKSSSFQLNEEMIETLFMVNNSGLTPNDNVRRQILPSVNQENRVLDPKKSQNIAILLRALNVTIDEVCEALLEGNSDGLGTELLESLLKMAPTKEEERKLREFKDESPFKLGPAEKFLKAVLDIPFAFKRVDAMLYIANFDSEVDYLKRSFETVGAACEELRNSKMFLKLLEAVLKTGNRMNVGTNRGDAHAFKLDTLLKLVDVKGTDGKTTLLHFVVQEIIRAEGSRLSGMNQNQIAEESQQTSFRDDVEFRKLGLQVVSGLSGELTSVKKAATMDSDVLSNEVAKIAAGITKIAEVVKLIEGSASKESSKKFFESMSGFLNKAGEEIVRIQAQEKVAFSMVKDLTEYFHGNSVREEAHPFRIFTVVRDFLSILDQACKVVGKVNERTIVGSARQFPRVPNATLPPFFPELGAKQHYGSSDDETVLRHSA from the exons ATGCCACCTCTCAGTCTGCTGATGATCCTCTTGCTCACGTTGCTCTACTTCACCACCACCGCCACTTGTTACCGCCACCTCCTCCACCAGCCCCTTTTCCCCTTAGAGTCTTCCCCTCCAACCCAACCTCCATTCTTCTCTCCCCAGTCCCACCCAACCCAAATTCCCAAACTacccttctcttcctcctcctcaaccCCTCCCCTAAAACCTTTCtttccctcctcctcctctcactCCCCACCGCCCCCTCCCTCCCCTACTTCCCTCACCTCCTTCCCCGCCAACATTTCCTCTATCCTCTTACCCAAaaactcctcctcctcctcctcttcccaCCGCCACGTCATTGCCATCGCCATCTCTGTTTCTGTCACTGCCTTCATCCTCATCGCCTCCGCCGCTGCATTTCTGTACTACCGTCGACGCCGGCAGCCTAACCCTACCATACCCGACGATAAGGCCTCCAGAAACGACAGTCTCCGTCTGTTCCCGCCAAACACCGCCTCCTCCGACGCGGTTCACAATCATCGTAGTAGTACGCCCAATACCAGCAGAGAGTTCCTCTACCTCGGAACCTTAGTTAGTCCCCGACAAGGAACCGACGAGGAAAACGTTGCGAACACGAGCAATGCGGGCTTGGCGTTCGGGGTGTCGAGCCACTCTGCCTCGCCGCCGTATCAGAGACTGGGCTCGCCGGAGCTGAAGCCACTTCCGCCACTTCCCAAGCACAATTGCAGACGGAGCTTCAAGAATTCCCAACTGGGTTCCGATGATGATGAAGAGGAGTTCTTTTCCCCCAGAGGGTCTTCCGCGAGTCCCAAACATGGTAGCGGAAGAATAACAAGCCCTGACAGAGTGTTTAAAGCCGTCGATGGCGTAAACATCGGAAGTAGAAGCTTCAATTCGAGAACTGCGTCATACCCATGTTCGAAATCTGCTTCCCCAGCAAGTTCTTGGTCTCACACGGTCTCGCCGGCGTTGAATTTGAGCCCCAGAAGCTTGAAATCGAAGTCGCCGGACTTAGTAATCAATTTCTCAGCTCCGTCGCGGCCTCCTCCGATACCAGTGTCATCGTCCCCATGCTTCTCTTCGTCGTCCTCAAGAAATTCTGACCTTATCGGGCTGAAGAACCACTCTCCAGAGATAAATAAGAGTTTTGTTCCGGTAAGACTTCCACCTCCGCCTCCGCCACTGTCACCACCGAGGTTTTGGGAAGCCCCGGCGGGTCCAAGTCGCAACACAGGGCCACCGGTTCTTATCACTCCTTCCCGGCCGGCTGTGCCTCAGAATTCGGGACCCATTTTGGCGGGTGAAAGTTCAGAGAGCAACGAGATGGTGGAAAAGAATGATGAGACTCCAACAAAGCCAAAGCTGAAACCTTTACATTGGGATAAAGTTAGGGCCAGCTCAGACCGCGCCATGGTGTGGGATCACTTGAAATCCAGCTCTTTTCA GTTGAATGAGGAGATGATTGAGACATTGTTTATGGTAAACAATTCGGGTTTGACACCGAATGACAATGTCCGGCGACAGATTCTTCCTTCTGTGAATCAGGAGAACCGTGTGCTTGATCCGAAGAAGTCTCAGAACATTGCAATTTTGTTGAGGGCGCTTAATGTTACCATTGATGAAGTCTGTGAAGCGCTTTTGGAAG GTAATTCAGATGGACTTGGGACAGAACTTCTTGAAAGTCTATTAAAGATGGCTCCAACCAAAGAGGAAGAACGGAAACTAAGAGAGTTCAAAGATGAATCACCTTTTAAGCTTGGCCCAGCTGAGAAATTTCTGAAGGCGGTGCTCGATATACCTTTCGCGTTTAAGAGGGTGGATGCAATGCTCTACATTGCCAATTTTGATTCAGAAGTAGATTATCTGAAAAGGTCTTTCGAGACTGTGGGG GCAGCTTGCGAAGAATTAAGGAACAGCAAAATGTTCCTGAAGCTTCTTGAAGCGGTGCTCAAAACTGGGAACCGGATGAATGTTGGCACTAACCGTGGCGATGCCCATGCCTTCAAGCTAGACACACTTCTCAAGCTTGTAGATGTGAAGGGAACAGATGGGAAAACTACTCTCTTACATTTTGTTGTGCAGGAAATCATCAGAGCTGAAGGTTCTCGTCTCTCAGGCATGAATCAGAATCAAATAGCTGAGGAAAGCCAACAAACTTCCTTCCGGGATGATGTCGAGTTTAGGAAGCTTGGCCTGCAAGTTGTTTCAGGATTGAGTGGGGAGCTCACCAGTGTAAAGAAGGCTGCTACGATGGATTCAGATGTACTTAGCAATGAAGTTGCAAAAATTGCTGCTGGAATTACGAAAATAGCAGAAGTTGTAAAATTGATCGAAGGCAGTGCATCGAAGGAGAGTAGCAAAAAGTTCTTCGAGTCCATGAGCGGGTTCTTGAACAAGGCAGGGGAAGAAATTGTAAGGATTCAAGCTCAAGAGAAAGTTGCATTCTCTATGGTAAAGGACTTAACAGAATATTTCCATGGGAACTCGGTAAGGGAAGAAGCTCATCCCTTCCGAattttcacggtggtgagagaTTTTCTTTCTATTCTAGATCAGGCGTGCAAGGTGGTCGGAAAAGTTAATGAAAGAACTATAGTTGGGTCAGCCCGTCAATTCCCCAGGGTTCCGAATGCAACCCTTCCACCGTTTTTTCCAGAGCTCGGTGCAAAGCAGCATTATGGTTCCTCGGATGATGAAACCGTGCTTCGACATAGTGCTTGA
- the LOC126602320 gene encoding uncharacterized protein LOC126602320: MGKNQAYKAMQRSRLGSSSAGPDEVEDGMVDGSFHSPEWHAARLASLKTSHTITWEEYKQKQKEDEIRKGELEKDTDRMMREYRAQLDAERARKLANGRNHSSSKSDRKKDKKDKDLKKRSSSSRKRKHSRRRSSESSSSSSSSDSSGSEDEDRESRRSKSRSKRTKKEKKHRSKTKHSGSDDDEADGPVPLSRFFGNVKT, encoded by the exons ATGGGCaaaaatcaagcttacaaggCTATGCAGAGATCCAGGCTCGGCTCCAGCTCTGCCGGCCCCGATGAGGTCGAAGACGGCATG GTGGATGGTTCATTTCATTCACCAGAGTGGCATGCTGCTCGTTTGGCTAGCCTCAAAACTTCTCATACAATTACCTGGGAGGAGTATAAACAGAAGCAAAAG GAAGATGAAATTAGAAAGGGAGAACTGGAGAAGGATACTGATAGAATGATGAGAGAATACAGAGCTCAACTGGATGCCGAAAGGGCTCGCAAGCTTGCCAATGGAAGAAACCACTCTAGTAGTAAGTCCGATCGCAAAAAAG ATAAGAAGGACAAAGATTTAAAGAaacgcagcagcagcagcaggaaGAGAAAG CATTCAAGAAGGAGATCTTCAGAGTCTAGCTCCTCGAGCTCATCCTCAGATTCTTCCGGTAGTGAAGACGAAGACCGAGAATCGAGACGATCCAAGTCCAGGTCCAAGAgaacaaagaaggaaaagaagcaCAGGTCAAAGACCAAACACTCGGGCAGTGACGATGACGAGGCTGATGGTCCCGTGCCACTTTCAAGATTCTTCGGGAATGTGAAGACCTAA
- the LOC126602315 gene encoding mitogen-activated protein kinase homolog D5, giving the protein MEGGGPAAQSADTVMSEAAPPSHPDPNHPQQHPPPPHQAMGGVESIPATLSHGGRFIQYNIFGNVFEVTAKYKPPIMPIGKGAYGIVCSALNSETNEHVAIKKIANAFDNKIDAKRTLREIKLLRHMDHENVVAIRDIIPPPQRNSFNDVYIAYELMDTDLHQIIRSNQALSEEHCQYFLYQILRGLKYIHSANVLHRDLKPSNLLLNANCDLKICDFGLARVTSETDFMTEYVVTRWYRAPELLLNSSDYTAAIDVWSVGCIFMELMDRKPLFPGRDHVHQLRLLLELIGTPSEAELQFLNENAKRYIRQLPLYRRQSFTEKFPHVHPSAIDLVEKMLTFDPTQRITVEDALAHPYLTSLHDISDEPVCTTPFSFDFEQHALSEEQMKELIYREALAFNPEYQLQ; this is encoded by the exons ATGGAGGGAGGAGGGCCCGCAGCTCAATCGGCGGACACTGTGATGTCGGAGGCGGCGCCACCGTCGCATCCGGACCCCAACCACCCACAGCAACATCCGCCACCGCCGCATCAGGCCATGGGGGGAGTGGAGAGCATTCCGGCCACGCTCAGCCACGGCGGCCGATTCATTCAGTACAACATCTTCGGCAACGTCTTCGAGGTCACCGCCAAGTACAAGCCCCCCATCATGCCCATCGGTAAAGGCGCATACGGCATCGTTTG CTCGGCTTTGAATTCGGAGACGAACGAGCACGTTGCGATAAAGAAGATTGCGAATGCGTTCGACAACAAGATCGATGCGAAGAGGACGCTGAGGGAGATCAAACTGCTGCGGCATATGGATCATGAGAATGTTGTTGCGATCCGGGATATAATCCCTCCACCGCAGAGGAACTCCTTCAATGATGTTTACATTGCGTATGAGCTCATGGACACCGACCTCCACCAAATCATTCGATCCAATCAAGCACTCTCCGAGGAGCACTGTCAG TATTTCTTATATCAGATCCTCCGAGGATTGAAATACATACACTCTGCAAATGTTCTGCACAGGGACTTAAAACCTAGCAATCTTCTATTAAATGCCAATTGTGACTTAAAAATATGTGATTTTGGACTAGCTCGAGTCACCTCTGAGACTGATTTTATGACTGAGTATGTTGTTACAAGATGGTACCGTGCCCCAGAGCTATTGTTAAACTCTTCAGATTACACTGCAGCTATTGATGTATGGTCAGTAGGTTGTATTTTTATGGAATTGATGGATCGGAAGCCATTATTTCCTGGCAGAGATCACGTGCATCAGCTTCGTCTGCTTTTGGAG CTGATTGGCACCCCATCAGAGGCTGAGCTGCAATTTCTAAATGAAAATGCTAAGAGATACATTCGGCAGCTTCCTCTCTACCGTCGACAGTCATTTACCGAGAAGTTTCCTCACGTCCATCCTTCAGCAATTGATCTAGTTGAAAAGATGTTGACATTTGATCCTACTCAGAGAATTACTG TTGAAGATGCCCTAGCTCACCCCTATTTAACATCTCTCCATGACATCAGTGATGAGCCTGTTTGCACGACTCCCTTCAGCTTCGACTTTGAGCAGCATGCACTCTCTGAGGAACAGATGAAAGAGCTGATCTACCGAGAGGCACTTGCATTTAACCCCGAGTATCAGCTACAGTGA